The sequence below is a genomic window from Synechococcus sp. PCC 7335.
GGAAACCTGTCTCGAATACGAGAAAGAATTAGGGCGTGATCAAAATCGATTGCTGCCAACAAAATGCTAGCCTGAGGCTTGCGACCTTCAAGCTGAGCCACGCATTGAGCTAGAACTTCGGAAATTGCCTCCTCAGAATCTATGTGGACGCTATGGCCAACAACTACTTTGAGCATATCTTCTTCCAACTTGACTACACGCTAGCCCTTGTACAAAGCTGCTTTTGCCGACAGACCTACGCGACGAGCATTAAAACCCTCATAGGCACATCCTTCTAAGTTAACTACAAATCGTAACTTAGGACATCCGAATATTTGCGAAGAAAAATCGATAAGCGCCAAAATCAATCAAGCTTCCAAAGTTTTCTGGCACGTTTTTCCAAGGCATTACTTTAGCAACTAGCAGCTCTGCGGCTGGGTCGTTCGCTGTCCTTTTACCAAGACCCTCACTTTAGAAACATATAAGCATTCAGTATATCCGTACTGAGGCAGAGCATAGATATCAAAGATGTTTGTTAATTATAAAGCCTTACATCTTCAATCTCTAAAAAGAGAAGCTTGAATGGAAAATTATGACGTAGTGATTATCGGTGCGGGACACAATGGTCTTGTTTGCGCTGCTTATCTATTAAAGGCGGGCTACAGTGTCGCTTTATTAGAGAAAAGATCAATCCCAGGCGGGGCAGCGACGACCGAGGAGCTGATGCCGGAGGAGGCTCCAGGATTTATGTTCAATCGCTGTGCCATCGACCATGAGTTTATTCACCTAGGCCCAGTGATAGAAGAACTAGAGCTTCACAAGTATGGCCTCGAATATCTGTTTTGTGACCCCACAGTTTTCTGCCCCCATCCAGATGGGAAATACTTCCTATCGTACAAATCTGTTGATAAAACCTGCGAAGAAATCGCTCAGTTCAGTCGCCGTGATGCCGAAAAATATAGAGAATTTATTGACTTCTGGCAGCGATTCACTAAAGCAATTCAACCAGTCTTCAATGCTCCTCCCCAAGCTATCTTCGATATCCTTGGAAACTATGACATCAAAAGCATTCAGAACTTGTTGAGTATTTTGGGTGGACCTCACAAGTCACTAGATCTAATTCGTACGATGTTGACCAGTCCTAAGGATCTTCTAGATGAGTACTTTGATTCTGAGTTTTTGAAAGCGCCTTTGTCCAGATTGGCTTCTGAGTTTGGAGCCCCCCCTTCGCAAAAAACGATTTCTGTTGGCGGCATGATGATGTCGATGCGGCACAATCCTGGAATGGCAAGGCCAAAAGGTGGAACAGGTGCGTTGATACAGGCACTGTTGAAGCTTGTAAAAGCCCAAGGCGGTGTTGTATTGACTGAGCAAAACGTTAAACGAATTCTAGTCGATGGCAAGCGCGCAGTGGGTGTGGAGGTGCAAAATGGAACGGAGTATCGCGCTAAACACGGTGTGATCTCGAATATTGATGCTAAACGAGTATTCCTACAGCTTCTAGAATCAGAGGATGTGGCGGCAGTTGATAAAGATCTTCAAGAACGGTTAGACAGAAGAATCGTCAACAACAATGAAACAATCTTGCGGATTGACTGTGCTCTTTCAGAAGTACCTCGATTTGAACACCACAATCACCGAGACGAGTATTTGGTTGGATCTGTTCTCATTGCCGACTCGGTGCGTCATGTTGAGATTGCGCACCAGGAGCCAGAGGTTGGTAATATTCCAGATGCCGATCCTTCCTTTTATGCGGTAGTGCCAACAGTGCGAGATCCGAGCATGGCTCCTGATGGACGGCATACCCTATGGGTGGAGTTCTTTGCACCCTATCAAATCAACGGAGCAGAAGGTACCGGCTTTGCTGGAACCGGCTGGACAGACGAGCTGAAAAACCAAGTTGCTGATCGCGTGATCGATAAGCTAGCTGACTATGCGCCGAACATTAAGCAGTCGATTATTGCGCGGAATGTAGAAAGCCCTGCTGAACTGGGTGATCGCCTAGGTGCCTACAAAGGCAACTACTACCACGTTGATATGACGCTCGATCAAATGGTATTTTTCCGTCCGCTACCTGAAATTGCTAACTATACTACGCCGTTTGATGGCCTTTTCTTAACAGGTGCAGGGACTCATCCAGGCGGTGCTATTTCTGGCATGCCAGGGCGCAACTGTGCTCGTACTTTCCTAAACCAGCAGCAGCCCGTGCTTAATCGGATAAGAGAAATTGGTAAAACGGTTTTTCCAAAACTGTCTTAGGAATTAGGAAATGGCTGCCAATAGCGCTAACCCCGTAACTTTCTTGCAATAAAATCTATGACTATTGCTCCATTTCATCCTCTGCACAAATCGGCTGGTGAGCGGATGCCGTCATTATTACCCTCTAATGTATCAACAGAGTTGTTGAAGATTTCAACTGAGATTGCTGACGAAGCAGCGCTGAATGCGGCCTCGGTTGACCGTGTTGGCGGCTTTCCAGCAAGTGACTTTGATAGGCTAGTAGATGCTGGCTTGTTGAGGGCACCGTTGCGCTCTGACTTAGGGGGAATAGGGCTTGGCTTTGAGTCTAACCGGATGGGCCTGCTGCTACAGATTCTTAAGCAGATAGGTCGCGGCAACCTATCTTTGGGGCGAGTGTTTGAGGGACATGTGAATGCCCTTCAGCTCATTCAAACCTTTGCAAAAGAGGAGCAGATTCGAGCGTTTGCTAAAGATGCTCACAGTCGTAAGGCGTTTGGCGTTTGGAATGCGGAGGCCAAAGATGGCGTGAAGCTCTATCCAATCGGGGAGGAGCGCTACCGGATGGAAGGAAGTAAAACCTTTTGTTCAGGGTGCGGTTATGTGGAACGCCCTTTTGTGACCGACAGTCTGCCTGCGATAGCGTGCTGGTCAGACGAGAGATTGGGGCACCTCGTAAGCAACCAAGATTATGCTGATTCAGTAGAGTAACTTTAGTAGCAGAAGAAAAATTTTGTGTAGTTTTATAGAGTTCTGGAGAATTATCTTTCGATGCAACAGGCACCAAATTGAAGGAATGCACAAAGAAACAATCCCTGAAGACACTATCACTTAATTCTCACAGGTTATTAAGCTCTCCTTATCCTCACAAAGTCATATTTGGTCTTATCCTTGGGAACAACAGGATGATGGATTTAAAACTAGTAGGAATACATCGTGGTATGACAATTCACCCACCCTGTTGTTTTATGTGGTTTGCGCCTATGCGTCAAAGCTTAGTGCGATCACTGCCTTGGTAACAGGCCTAAAGTTAAGTAGATACTACCTATAAGAGACAATAAGTTCTGTTCTTTTAAGGTTTGTTTGATTTGCTTTGAGCGGAATTTGCTTTGTCCAGAGATTTCGAGGAAGACAGGTAAAACTTGTACGGGGCGTTAGTGTTAATAGATATGCTAGAGATAGCAGCGCAACGAACAAACTGATTAAACGTTCAGATTGATATTGGAATGAACTGTACGTGATCAGTACCTTTCCTATCGCAGCATAGATAAACAATAATTCCATTAGAAGAGGCATTTGATTGCTACTTCTAAAGGTAGGCCTCTAGCGATTAATTTGTATGGCCAAGTAGGTGATGTAACAAAATCGCCTTTGCTCCATATCAAATAAGGTCAAAGGCGATTATGCATACTGGCTATGAAATTTAGCAACTCGATACTCTATCCACTAGAACTGATAATCCTGTTAGAACTGATAATCAAACATGAATCAGAGTGTTTACGAATTAGCTAGGAATCAGAGCGAAAGGGAGTTCGAGAGAGCGGTTCTGGCTTGATATCATCAGGAACAGAAGGATCCTTATCTCGGCGACCTCTGTCTAGGTAGAAGCCGAAGTAAGCAGCCGCGATCGCGCTGATTAAGTGCAGCCAAACGTCGTTGCCATATAGAGGCATCAGGCCGAAAAAGGTATTAGCAATTGGAATAAGTCCCAAAATTCCTAGAAAGCCGAACCACACCGCAAAGGTATCAGCGCATAGACGAGCAAACGCCTCAGTACCAGCGGCATAACCCGCTAGGCCAGCTAGGCCAACAACTAGATAAAGAGTCGACTCGAATGCATTGATAGGAAATAAGCCGAAGAGATAACCCAAGCCACTAGTAACGCCGACCTCCTGCATTATCTCCGGCACCATATCAACAGGTGAGGCAAGTGAGGGAATCAACCCTGTAAAGCCAAGGACTAGATACACTAGGCCGATGACAAGTGAAAAATAGCGAACTGCCATTAAATGAACATCCTTATTAGTAGAATAACTCTCTTAGTACAGCGATTTTCATAGGGAAACACCTTGTTCGAAGGGTGTATGTTTGAACTATCAAAGGGGTCGAAGTAATATGTTGAATCTTGACCTTTTGAAGGATGCAGGAGTCCATATTAGCTTTGACTTATCACTTAATGAAGCTATACGTGCGGTGAAGGGGTATGTGTGAAGGGAGAGTGTATAAATAGAAACAACTCTTAAGTGGGCGACTATGTTTAAGCGTGTTCTGGATAGCCGGAGGCGCAAGATTTGTTGGTTCTAATTTTTACGCTACTGGTGTGATAGAACAGACAATCTAGTATATGTACTCGACAAGCTCATCTATGCAGGAAACAAAAGTAGTTTGATAAGGTTCAATTTGGTTTGGGCAAGTACAGCTGATAGAAGGCGATATCTGCGATCACAATCTAGTCACTCAGATTCTTCAAAACAACAACATCAACACAACTGTTCACTTTCTTTGAAGAGTCGGACGCGGTGGCAACCGCTACTCTTTGTAAAAGATGGTGACATACTGAAAGAGGGTGATATAACAGAGCGTGACTAGGAGATAGTAATCTGTTCTAGTTTCTGATTAAGAAGCTCTATTTTCTCCTTGAGCAGGCGTACCTGCTCGCTCAGCTCTTCTGGTTCGCTCTTTGTATTGGGTGGTCTCAATTGAGAATCTTCAGCAGCATTAGAGATCTTAAAGCTATCGAGTTCGTCCATAGAATTCAAGTCATCTAGGTCGAAATAACTCTCCTCTAGAACGGTTAGATATCTTGGTGAATCCGGCTGATTAATCAATGTGGGGTCGGCATTGTAAGGAAAGCCATACTGTAGTTGGCTTACCGTGAAGGCTGATAGATGTTGAAGAAGGTAAGTCAAGATGTAAACTCTGCCGTCATCGCCTAGGGGCATGTAGGGATCAATGGAGAAGTGATCACTATAGGCACCCCCAAATAGCAGCTCGTCGTTAATGTTGAGTAGACCCACCGAAGCGGCAGATTCTCTATCCGCTGGCCCATCGTCTGCTATGGATATAGCGGCCTGTTCGGCTGACGGTTGATGAGATTCGTCGGGCTCTGCGGAAGGGTGTAAAGACGTATGCGAATTTTGAGAGGTAGCGGGCGGTTTGTGATCCAAAGCTTCATTAGGCGGCTTTGGCTGTGAGCTGGCTGTCCTTGAATAGCTCTGTTCTAGATACTCTCGGTATTCCTGCGATTCTATGGGTTCTTGTTCTCTAGGGTCTGAGTTGTCGAGGGTGGAAATCTCAATCAGACTTAGGTCCTGGAGGACAGGAGACTCATCAGCGTAGTCCTCTATCAAAGAATCTAACAGAATACTGCCTGTGGAAGCTACAGGCTCTGATCTTTTAGGTATTAGTAAGGGTAGATGAAGCAGGTCTAGATGCTCAGTTCCGTCCATCCTCTTATCGTCGAGGCTCGCTAGCTGATAGGTTTGTCGTCTAGCTTGACTACTCTTGATAGAGGATGATCTCTGCTGAGGACTTTCTAGCTGACTCATTTCGTTCTTGACCTCTAAACTAGGAGAAAGGAATGAAAAAGTAAGCTGAGAACTGACTGACTTTGGCTTTTCCCATACCGGTACGTAGTTATACTACGCATAACTACGTAAACTGGATGTATTTTTACTTTGCTTTACAATTACAACAGCGTTTTACAAATCCTTTTTAATAAACACTGCTATTAAGGTGGATAGCGCTGGCCAAGGTGCTATGCTGCTGAACCTAATCGGTAGCCCTTTCCATAAACCGTGTGGATAAGGACAGGCTGGCCTGGCTGCTCTATTTTTTTACGGAGTAGGCGCATTTGGGCAGCTAGCGTATTACTGCTTGGCGCTGAGCCTTCTCCCCAAACGGCATCATAGATCTGGGCATGCGTGAGTAGTTGATGGGGCGATCGCATCAAATAAGCCAAGAGCTGAACTTCTTTATCTGATAGCTCAATCGACTTGCCATTGCGGCTAACTAGCTGGTTTTCGACCTGGAGCTTGAGGTCCTCGAACTGAAGAATAGACGGAGATGCAACTGAGGGAGATCCTGGGCGTCTAAGCAGTGCGCGAACACGGGCTAGCAACTCTCGTAGCTCAAAAGGTTTGACTAAGTAGTCGTCTGCGCCTGCGTCTAAACCATCGACGCGATCATCTAGCGTATCTTTTGCTGTTAGGAAGAGAACGGGTGTAGATAGAGCCTGCGATCGCACTTTCTGGCAAATCTCTAATCCACTCATCTTTGACAGCATCCGGTCTAGAATGAGCAAATCGTACTGCCCGCTGATTGCCATCTGCGCTCCTGTTTCACCATCACTAGCAACATCGACGCTATAGCCTTGGCGCCGCAAAAGATGGCTAAGTGGATCGGTTAGTTCTACTTCATCATCTACCAGTAGGATACGCATTGAGTCAGATATGAGCCAGATGAGCTAAACGATGAGAGCTTAGGAGAGTGCTAGAAGTGAATTGTGAGCAAGATAGCTGACTACTTAAGTATTAGGCAATCGTCTCGGCAGGAATAGGAGCAGTTGACTGAGCAGTAGAGGCTTTCGTAGTTTTATCTAGAAAACTAATCAGTTCTTTCTCAAAGGAAACCTGAGCCCGGTTAGTCCGACCGCCAACGAACAGCTTGTCTGCTGTTTTGAGCGCCCACACTTGAGAATGGGATATGTAGCTCATGACTACACCAACCATTAGCAGGCCAAATCCCAAATAGACCACAGGAATACCTGGGTCAGCTTTGATCTGCAGACCTGTACTGCCAATAATCTCGTCTAGGTGAAGGGTGATACCATTGACTTCGGCGCTGCCACCTTGACGGACGGTAGAAACAAGCTTTCCACCCATATCGTATAGCAGCAGAGTGCCTTGCAAATCTTGTGCGATGAGTGACACGCCTGCGCTCATATCCGGTTTGGTAGGCACCCAAGTTCCCCACAGCTTAGCGCCTTCTACGTCTAGAGGGGCCATCGCCAGCTCAAAAGTCGGGCTATTATTAACGCGAACCTTAATCCCGCCAACGGCCCAGTCTGCCTGATACAAAGTAACGTTCTTGTAGCGTAGCGGCTGATTTACCCAAATAGTTTTGCGTTTTACCTCTTCGCCTGCGTTATCTAAAACAGAAAGATCGGAATAGAACTGATCAACCCGTCCTTCAGGGGAGTAGTCGATCCAGAAGCGATTGACGTGGACCGACCAATCTTTGGGAATCTGTGGCCCTGCCCAAGGACCTGCATCAAAGATGTTTTGGACTTTGAAAGTTTGGCCGCTAGGAACCATTTCTTGGGCAAAGAAGCCGGTCATAGAACCGAGTATTGCTCCGCCTAGGATAAGCAGCATGCTGGCATGAACCACAATCGGACCAATACGCCCAGAGAGCCCTTTATGAGCGTAAAGCATAGTGTTTCCACTTTCGCTTTTCTCATAGACTTTGTATCGATGATCGCTGAGCTGCGATCGCAAAACCTGCCAATCTCCTCCTTCTAGCTCGGTACTCAACGCCATCTTCTCAAACTGGCGAGGCTTGCTGTAGAAATTCCAAGTGCGAGAAAACCAACGCAGTGCTGTAATCTGCCGAGTAAAGGTGCAGGCAGTAAGACTGGCGCCAAAGAGAATCAGGATAGAGAGAAACCACCAGGTGCGATAGACATGATCTAACCCTAAGATCACGATAAACTTCCAGGTGAGAAAGCCAAAGAGCGCTGGAGAGTCAGGATAGTTTTCTTGGTAGAAGCTCAGTCCTTGGCCCTGCTCGATGACGGTGCCGCTGACGCTAAATACAGCGATCGCCAGAAGCAGGGCGATCGCTAGTTTTAGATCCGCCAATACTGGGACAAGCTCTTTGCGGAAATAGCGTTTTACGGCGGTAAGCATATGAAGACTAAGAAGAAACTAAATAGATTAGGCGATAGGGAGTAGCCGTGTGACCAGCGAGAACAGGCCAAACCCAACTAGTAGCACACCGCTCGCAGGCGTAATCCAGCCAGACCATCGCCTGATCTCTAAGATTCGTTTGATTGAAGCTGTAAAGATTCCGGCTAGCATTAATGGAGCGACGTAGCCGATAGTGTAGGCAAGTAATAGGGATGCTCCAAGCACCGGATCTCCCTTCTCGCCCACCCAAGCTAGTAGCGTCGCTAGTACTGGAGTACTACAAGGAGAAGCTACCAGACCAAAGGTCAGTCCTAGCAAATAGGACTTAACTGAGCGGGGAATGTCGTTTTGTAGAAATTCTGTATCGTTAAAAGAAGGTAAGGGGGGAAGCGGAAGTGCTTCTAGAAGGTTTAATCCCATCAGGATGGCGATCATACTCACCACGATTGGTAAACCAACGCCCACCTGTCCATATACCCAACCCAAACTACTAGCGGCTAGTCCTAGTCCTGCCAGCGTAGTCGCTAGCCCAACCGCAAACCAGACTGATTGCCCCACTGATTGCCAACGACTTTTTGATTCGTAGCTACCCATGTAGCCGACTGTAATCGGCAGCATAGAAAGCATACAGGGGGTCAAGCTAGTCAGAAGACCCGCTACTGCGATAATTCCTATACTCGCTAGCGATAGATGGCCTAACTGAGCTTCTACCCATCCGTTAGCAGCCTGGCTAAGATGATAGAGAAACAATTGTAGGCGCTCATACAACGTCTCTGAGAGAGAATCGCCCATAGTTTGGAATAACCCAGCTCAGATGATCTGGTAGTCAGTATCTATATATTGTACCGAAGTGCTGACCTGCCCTGCTATGACATGTTTTGCGATTCCATACGCTGGGCGATCCTACGTAAATAGCCTTTTAACTCTTTGAACGAGAAAGCGATCTCAAAGGCAATACGTTTGCATCTCGTGATTCGCGCGCCACCCTGATCAAGAGCGCCGCGGTAATTAGACTAGCGATGACTGAGCTGCCGCCATAGCTAAACAGCGGCAAAGGCAGTCCTGTTGTAGGTAGAGAACCCGTTGCAACGCCGATATTTATCAGTGATTGACCCACTAGTAGAACCATGCAGCCAATGGCAACCAAACGATGGACTGTTTTTTGAGACTGAACGGCAACGACTAGAGCAAGCGTACTGTAGATAGCAAAAAAGATCAGTAGAACAGCACTACCAATAAATCCAAACTCTTCGGCGAAGACTGAGAAAATGAAGTCAGTATATTGGATTGGTAAGAAAAATTCTTTTTGGGCAGAGAAACCATAGCCAGCTCCTCCAAGGCCGCCTGAGCCAATAGCTAGGATGCTTTGAACTAGCTGGTAGCCCTTTCCAGCCGGATCAGCCCAAGGATCAAGGAACGAGGTGATGCGATCGCGCTGATAAGACTTGATGCTAATACTGACCAGCGCCGCCACTAACCCACTCGAAGCTGTCAATATCAACTGTCTATAGGGTAAACCAGCTGCCAATGCGATTAGCCAAATCGTCATGCCGCAAACAGCTGTCGTACTGAGGTTAGGCTGAGCCAAGATCGATAGCAGTCCGAGTGTAAAGATTCCTAGCCAAATGAGCCTAGTTTGGTTGGTTAGCCTATGCCATTTGCCAAAAAGCTGAGCACTTTGCAGAACGAGAAAAGGTTTCATTAGCTCTGAGGGCTGAATCAAGAAAGGCCCTAGTGGTAGCCAGCGAGTGGCGCCATTAACCGAAATCCCCACACCTGGAATATGAGTTGCCATTACCAACAGCATAAATACCAACAGCAGCCAACCTGAAAGCCGCATTATCTGCTGCAGTGGGTGGCGAGTGATATATCTAGAAATCACTAGCCCTATCAACATCCAAACAAGCTGCACTGAGAAATAGTGGCTACCCCTTCCATAGTCGTCTTCAGCCGCATGATAAGAGGCAGAGTACAACACGACTAAGCCAACGGACAGCCAGAGCAAAGTCATCCAGCGTAGCAGCCGAGCTTCGATCGCCCAGTCTTGTACTGAGAAAAATTGAGTGACATCGGTCCTAAGACCAGCCGCAAAAGATAAGTTCAAAGATCTCTAGCGTGGACTGCTGCCCAGCGGATGTAGTTATAAATGTTGTTAGAGCTATAGAAGATAGGTGCTTATCTTGTCAAGTACTTCTGTGAATCAGAGCGTTCACGCTCTTAGGTCTTCGGTTTAAGCGTCCTAGCCTATGAGTTTGACTATACTAATTTCTGTTTTATTTTTTGTTTTAAATGCTCAAAACGCAACAACCCCCCAAAGGTACTGGGGGGTTGTATGAAATCGAGACCCGTATTTATGGCTGCTTGCCTAGCTCTGGTGCGCCTATCAGGGGGGCGTTGAGCAAAGGCGTGGTCGCGATTGGAAGCGGTGGATTCTTGTCTTGTGCGATCGCAAACATCTCTGTTCGAATCCGCTCAGTGATCTGAACGGTCTTCGCATCATAGAGCTGGGTCAATCCCTTAGGATACAAACCAAATCCAATAATGGGGATGAGCAAACAGGTAATCACAAATACCTCGCGTGGCTCTGCGTCAATTAGCACTTCATGCTCAATCAGCTCCTGGTTCTCAGGGCCGTAGAAAATCTCTCGCAGCATAGATAGCAGATATAAAGGCGTCAAAATCACCCCGACTGCCATCAGCATCACCACAATCAGCTTGAAGTTGAAGCCGTAAGCATCGCTGTTTGCAAAGCCGACAAAAACCATCAGCTCAGCCACGAAGCCACTCATTCCTGGCAAAGCGAGAGATGCCATCGAACATGTTGTAAACATCGCAAAGATCTTTGGCATTTTGCGACCGACACCGCCCATCTCATCGAGAATCAGCGTATGAGTCCGATCATAGGTAGCACCCACTAGGAAAAACAGACTTGCGCCGATTAGACCGTGAGAAACCATTTGCAAGACCGCGCCACTGAGTCCAAGGTTGGTAAACGAACCAATTCCAATCATCACAAATCCCATATGGGAAATCGAGGAGTAGGCAATCTTTCGCTTCAAATTGTTCTGAGCAAACGATGTCAGCGCTGCGTAGATGATGTTCACCACGCCAAAAATTACTAGCCCTGGCGCAATTATGGCATGAGCATCCGGTAACATCTCGACGTTCATCCGGATAATTGCATAACCACCCATCTTCAACAAGATGCCAGCTAGCAACATGTGTACGGGCGCAGTGGCCTCACCGTGAGCATCCGGCAGCCAAGTATGAAATGGAATAATCGGTAGCTTGACTGCGTAGGCAATCAAGAAGCCAGAGTAGAGGAATAGCTGCAACCTCAAAGGAAATTCTTTGGCCGCCAGCGTCTGCATATCAAAGCTGATGGTATCGCCGTAAAAGGCCATACCCAGTGCCGCTAGTAAGATAAACAGCGAGCCGCCAGCAGTGTAGAGAATAAACTTTGTCGCCGCGTACAGCCGCTTCTTGCCACCCCAGATAGAAAGCAATAGGTAAACCGGCAGCAGCTCTAGCTCCCACATTAGGAAGAACAGCAGCATGTCTTGTACGACAAATACGCCAATTTGACCTGCGTACATAGATAGCAGCAGAAAATAGAATAGCTTTGGCTTGAAGGTAACCGGCCAAGAGGCCAGGATCGCCAACGTCGTAATAAAGCCCGTCAGCAGCACCAGCGGCATAGAAAGCCCATCAACGCCGACAGACCAGCGCAAATCGAGCTGAGGTACCCAAGCGTAGCTTTCGTACAGCTGCATACCTGCGCTGTTGATGTCGTAGTGATTGACGAAAGCGTAGACAATAGCAGCGAAGTCAATTAGTCCAATAACTAGGGCGTACCAACGAACGGTGCGACCCTTCTCATCGGGAATGACCGGAATCAGCAGCGCCGCTAGGAACGGGAAGAAAACAATAAACGACAGCCAAGGAAATTGATCCATAACAAAGTTGAAATCTGCAAGCAGGGGTGAGCTATCGGGCTTTATACACTCTAGGTAGAAAAATCTGATTTAGACCGAGGCTGTTAGCTTTTCTTAAAGGTAGTTAGCAAAAGGCGCAGGATAATTTCTACGCCTTCTGCTGGTAGCTTGCTATTATCCCAGACCTGAGACGAACACTAGCCCGAGTACTGCGCCAAACACAAT
It includes:
- the crtO gene encoding beta-carotene ketolase CrtO → MENYDVVIIGAGHNGLVCAAYLLKAGYSVALLEKRSIPGGAATTEELMPEEAPGFMFNRCAIDHEFIHLGPVIEELELHKYGLEYLFCDPTVFCPHPDGKYFLSYKSVDKTCEEIAQFSRRDAEKYREFIDFWQRFTKAIQPVFNAPPQAIFDILGNYDIKSIQNLLSILGGPHKSLDLIRTMLTSPKDLLDEYFDSEFLKAPLSRLASEFGAPPSQKTISVGGMMMSMRHNPGMARPKGGTGALIQALLKLVKAQGGVVLTEQNVKRILVDGKRAVGVEVQNGTEYRAKHGVISNIDAKRVFLQLLESEDVAAVDKDLQERLDRRIVNNNETILRIDCALSEVPRFEHHNHRDEYLVGSVLIADSVRHVEIAHQEPEVGNIPDADPSFYAVVPTVRDPSMAPDGRHTLWVEFFAPYQINGAEGTGFAGTGWTDELKNQVADRVIDKLADYAPNIKQSIIARNVESPAELGDRLGAYKGNYYHVDMTLDQMVFFRPLPEIANYTTPFDGLFLTGAGTHPGGAISGMPGRNCARTFLNQQQPVLNRIREIGKTVFPKLS
- a CDS encoding acyl-CoA dehydrogenase family protein, with product MTIAPFHPLHKSAGERMPSLLPSNVSTELLKISTEIADEAALNAASVDRVGGFPASDFDRLVDAGLLRAPLRSDLGGIGLGFESNRMGLLLQILKQIGRGNLSLGRVFEGHVNALQLIQTFAKEEQIRAFAKDAHSRKAFGVWNAEAKDGVKLYPIGEERYRMEGSKTFCSGCGYVERPFVTDSLPAIACWSDERLGHLVSNQDYADSVE
- a CDS encoding DUF4383 domain-containing protein produces the protein MAVRYFSLVIGLVYLVLGFTGLIPSLASPVDMVPEIMQEVGVTSGLGYLFGLFPINAFESTLYLVVGLAGLAGYAAGTEAFARLCADTFAVWFGFLGILGLIPIANTFFGLMPLYGNDVWLHLISAIAAAYFGFYLDRGRRDKDPSVPDDIKPEPLSRTPFRSDS
- a CDS encoding response regulator transcription factor; its protein translation is MRILLVDDEVELTDPLSHLLRRQGYSVDVASDGETGAQMAISGQYDLLILDRMLSKMSGLEICQKVRSQALSTPVLFLTAKDTLDDRVDGLDAGADDYLVKPFELRELLARVRALLRRPGSPSVASPSILQFEDLKLQVENQLVSRNGKSIELSDKEVQLLAYLMRSPHQLLTHAQIYDAVWGEGSAPSSNTLAAQMRLLRKKIEQPGQPVLIHTVYGKGYRLGSAA
- a CDS encoding cytochrome c biogenesis protein, which encodes MLTAVKRYFRKELVPVLADLKLAIALLLAIAVFSVSGTVIEQGQGLSFYQENYPDSPALFGFLTWKFIVILGLDHVYRTWWFLSILILFGASLTACTFTRQITALRWFSRTWNFYSKPRQFEKMALSTELEGGDWQVLRSQLSDHRYKVYEKSESGNTMLYAHKGLSGRIGPIVVHASMLLILGGAILGSMTGFFAQEMVPSGQTFKVQNIFDAGPWAGPQIPKDWSVHVNRFWIDYSPEGRVDQFYSDLSVLDNAGEEVKRKTIWVNQPLRYKNVTLYQADWAVGGIKVRVNNSPTFELAMAPLDVEGAKLWGTWVPTKPDMSAGVSLIAQDLQGTLLLYDMGGKLVSTVRQGGSAEVNGITLHLDEIIGSTGLQIKADPGIPVVYLGFGLLMVGVVMSYISHSQVWALKTADKLFVGGRTNRAQVSFEKELISFLDKTTKASTAQSTAPIPAETIA
- a CDS encoding cytochrome C biogenesis protein CcdA, encoding MGDSLSETLYERLQLFLYHLSQAANGWVEAQLGHLSLASIGIIAVAGLLTSLTPCMLSMLPITVGYMGSYESKSRWQSVGQSVWFAVGLATTLAGLGLAASSLGWVYGQVGVGLPIVVSMIAILMGLNLLEALPLPPLPSFNDTEFLQNDIPRSVKSYLLGLTFGLVASPCSTPVLATLLAWVGEKGDPVLGASLLLAYTIGYVAPLMLAGIFTASIKRILEIRRWSGWITPASGVLLVGFGLFSLVTRLLPIA
- a CDS encoding FtsW/RodA/SpoVE family cell cycle protein; the protein is MNLSFAAGLRTDVTQFFSVQDWAIEARLLRWMTLLWLSVGLVVLYSASYHAAEDDYGRGSHYFSVQLVWMLIGLVISRYITRHPLQQIMRLSGWLLLVFMLLVMATHIPGVGISVNGATRWLPLGPFLIQPSELMKPFLVLQSAQLFGKWHRLTNQTRLIWLGIFTLGLLSILAQPNLSTTAVCGMTIWLIALAAGLPYRQLILTASSGLVAALVSISIKSYQRDRITSFLDPWADPAGKGYQLVQSILAIGSGGLGGAGYGFSAQKEFFLPIQYTDFIFSVFAEEFGFIGSAVLLIFFAIYSTLALVVAVQSQKTVHRLVAIGCMVLLVGQSLINIGVATGSLPTTGLPLPLFSYGGSSVIASLITAALLIRVARESRDANVLPLRSLSRSKS
- a CDS encoding NAD(P)H-quinone oxidoreductase subunit 4, whose translation is MDQFPWLSFIVFFPFLAALLIPVIPDEKGRTVRWYALVIGLIDFAAIVYAFVNHYDINSAGMQLYESYAWVPQLDLRWSVGVDGLSMPLVLLTGFITTLAILASWPVTFKPKLFYFLLLSMYAGQIGVFVVQDMLLFFLMWELELLPVYLLLSIWGGKKRLYAATKFILYTAGGSLFILLAALGMAFYGDTISFDMQTLAAKEFPLRLQLFLYSGFLIAYAVKLPIIPFHTWLPDAHGEATAPVHMLLAGILLKMGGYAIIRMNVEMLPDAHAIIAPGLVIFGVVNIIYAALTSFAQNNLKRKIAYSSISHMGFVMIGIGSFTNLGLSGAVLQMVSHGLIGASLFFLVGATYDRTHTLILDEMGGVGRKMPKIFAMFTTCSMASLALPGMSGFVAELMVFVGFANSDAYGFNFKLIVVMLMAVGVILTPLYLLSMLREIFYGPENQELIEHEVLIDAEPREVFVITCLLIPIIGFGLYPKGLTQLYDAKTVQITERIRTEMFAIAQDKNPPLPIATTPLLNAPLIGAPELGKQP